Genomic window (Luteibacter yeojuensis):
TCTCGACACCAGGCAGGATCGTCGCCCCACCCCCTATCGACGCCCCTGACCGAACTACCGTCTGCGGAAACGCCACCGGGTAGGCCCGCGACCGCGGAAACGGATCGTTGGTGAACGTGACGTTCGGCCCGACGAACACATCATCCTCCAGCCGCACCCCATCCCAGAGCTGCACCCCACTCTTCACCGTCACCCGGTCGCCCACCACCACGTCGTTCTCGACGAAGCAGTGCGAACAGATATTGCAGTCGGCACCGATGACGGCACCCGGAAGGATCACCACGAACTGCCACACCCGCGTACGCGGTCCGATGTGCAGCGCCTGCACATCGGCCAGGGCATGAACGAACGGCTCGTCGCTCACTCGACGGTGACCGACTTCGCCAGATTGCGCGGCTGATCCACGTCCGTCCCACGCTGCACGGCGACGTGATACGCCAGCAACTGCATCGGCACGGTAAACACGGCCGGCGCGATCAGGTCGCCGCCGCCATCCACGCGCACGGTGGCGATATGCGCCGTGTCCGCATCCATCTCCGCCCGTTCGTCCGCGAACACGATCAGCTCGCCGCCACGCGCCCGCACTTCCTGCAGGTTCGACTTCAGCTTGTCCAGCAGCGGTCCGTTCGGCGCCACGGCCACGATGGGCATGTTCTCGTCCACCAGGGCCAGCGGGCCGTGCTTCAGTTCGCCGGCCGGATAGGCTTCGGCATGGATGTAGGAGATCTCCTTGAGCTTCAGGGAGCCTTCCAGCGCCACCGGGAACTGCGCACCGCGGCCGAGGAACAGCGCGTGCTGCTTGTTGATGAAGTGGTCGGCGATCTTCACGATGGCCGGTTCGCTCTGCAGCGCGTTCTCGATATAACGCGGCAGCGACTGCAGTTCCTTGCAATGCTCGAGATAGCGCGCGTTGTCCAGCCCGCGGCGACGGCCGAGGTCCAGCGCCAGCAGTGCGAAAGCCGCGAGCTGCGTGGTGAATGCCTTGGTCGAGGCGACGCCGATCTCCGGACCCGCGCGGGTCATCAGGCGCAGGTCGGATTCGCGCACCACCGAGGATTCCGGCACGTTGCAGATCGCGAACGTGGCCAGGTAGCCGCGGCGGCGCGATTCGCGCATGGCGGCCAGCGTGTCGGCGGTTTCGCCGGACTGCGACACCGCCACGAACAGCGTGTTCTCCGGCACCACGACGTCGCGGTAGCGGTATTCGCTGGCCACTTCGACCACGACCGGGATGCGCGCCAGTTCCTCGATCCAGTATTTCGCCACCATGCCGGCGTGGTAGCTGGTACCGCAGGCGACGATGTGGATGCCGCGCGTCTTGTCCAGGATGGGATCGGCGTCGATGCCGAAGATGTTCGGCAGGACGCCGTGCGGTCCGATGCGACCCTCGAGCGTATCGGCGACGGCGCGCGGCTGTTCGAAGATTTCCTTCTGCATGTAGTGGCGGTACTCGCCCCGCTCCACCGAATCCGCGCTGATCTCGCTTTCGTGCGCGGTGCGGTCCACCGGCTTGCCGTCCAGCCCGAAGACGGCGACGCTGTCGCGGGTGATCTCGACGACGTCGTCCTCCTCCAGGTACATCATGCGGTTGGTGACCTTGATCAGCGCCTGCGCGTCCGATCCCAGGAAATGCTCACCGATGCCGATGCCGACCAGCAGCGGGCAGCCACGACGGGCACCGACGATGCGTTCCGGCTCGTCCAGGCTCATCACCGCGATGGCATAGGCCCCCTCCAGTTCGCGCACGGCGGCGGTGACGGCCTCACGCAAGGGCTTTCCGGCCTTCACATGCTCGTCGATCACGGCACCCATCACTTCCGTATCCGTCTCGGACTGGAAGGTGCGGCCCTTGGCCTTCAGCGCATCCCGCAGCGAGGCGTAATTCTCGATGATGCCGTTGTGCACGATGGCGATGCGGCCCTGCACATGCGGGTGGGCGTTCAACTCGCTGGGAACGCCATGCGTCGCCCAGCGGGTATGCGCGATACCCGTGCCGCCCGGCACCGGGTCGGCGTCGTACAACGCCTCCATTTCGCGGACCTTGCCCTTGGCGCGCACGCGGCGGATCTCGCCGCCGTCCGCAATGGCCATGCCCGCGGAGTCGTACCCGCGGTATTCCAAGGCCTTGAGCCCCGCGATGAGGATGGGCGCGATATCACGCTGCGCGACAGCGGCGACGATTCCACACATGACGCTTCCCCTGTTCCTTAGTTGACCTTGCGACGCAGATAATTGAGCAAATCGATCCGCGTGATCAGCCCGAGGAATTGCTCCCCGTCGACCACGATCGCGACATGACCCTTTTCGAACACCGGCAACAACGCCTCGATGGGCGAAGTCACCTGGAGCATTTCCGGCGAGGCGATCATGGCGGTGGACACCGGATCGCGGAACTTCGCGCTGTCGGCGTGCACATGGAGCAGCACATCGGATTCGTCGAGGATGCCGACGATGCGGTCGCCCTCCATGACCGGCAGCTGCGACACGTCGTACAGCTTCATGCGGTTGTAGGCGGTGATAAGCATGTCCTGCGGCTTCACCACGACGGTATCGCGCTGGGCGTACGGGCGCAGGATGAGATCGCGCAGGTCGCCGAAGGTCTCACGCTCCAGGAAGCCGTTATCGAGCATCCAGTAATCGTTGTACATCTTCGACAGGTATTTGTTGCCCGTATCGCAGACCAGGGTCACCACACGCTTGGGCGTGGTCTGTTCGCGGCAGTATTTCAGCGCAGCGGAAAGCAGCGTACCCGTGGATGAACCGCCCAGCACGCCCTCCTTCGCCAGGAGCTCACGCGCGGCGAGGAAGCTTTCCTTGTCGCTGATGGCGTAGGCCTTCTTCACCATCGAAAAATCGCTGATCGAAGGGAGGAAGTCCTCGCCGATGCCTTCCACCATCCAGCTGCCTGACTTCTCCGACAGCGTGCCCTCGTTGATGTACTGCGCGAGGATGGAGCCCACCGGGTCGGCAAGGACGATTTCGGTATGGGGCGAGTGCTCGCGAAGGTAGGCGGTGAGGCCGCTCATCGTCCCGGACGAGCCGCAGCCGACGACGATGGCGTCGACCTTGCCGTCCAGCTGTTCGAGGATCTCGGGCCCGGTGGTTTGCACATGGGCAAGCGGGTTGTCCGGGTTGCCGAACTGGTTGATGAAGTACGCCCCGGGCGTTTCCCGGGCGATGCGCTCGGCCATGTCCTGGTAGTACTCGGGGTGCCCCTTGGCGACGTCCGAGCGGGTGAGCACGACTTCGGCGCCCATGGCCTTCAGGTTGAAGATTTTCTCGCGGCTCATCTTGTCGGGCACGACCAGGACCAGCCGGTAGCCCTTTTGCTGCGCGACCAGGGCAAGCCCCAGGCCGGTATTGCCGGCGGTGCCCTCCACCAGCGTGTCGCCTGGCTTGATCTTTCCGGCGCGCTCGGCGCCCTCGATCATCGAACGGCCGATGCGATCCTTCACCGAGCCGCCCGGATTGGCGCTTTCCAGCTTCAGGAACAGTTCGCAACAGCCCGCATCCAGGTGCTGGGCGCGCACCATCGGGGTACGGCCGATCAGTTCGAGGATGCTGTCGTGAACACTCATTGGAACTCCATGGTGGGTCGGCGCGGCCCCGTCGGCGCGCCCGTTGGGAGCACATGATAAAGGGTGCGGTACTGAACCGATGCCCGGCTTCTCGGCCGAGCCAAAACGGTGTATGGACCGTGCGCGGGGCGTTTCGGTTCCGGAAACGAGAACGGGCGCCTCGCGGCGCCCGTTTCCGTAGGATCGGCCCGTTGGGGCGTCAGTGTCGCGACTGTTGCCAACGGTCCCACATTCGCTGGAGCTGTACCTTGGCCTGCAGCTTTTCCCGCTTCATCTTGCTCAAGGCCTCGTCGCCAAGCGCCAGACATCCGCGGCCGGCGTCTTCGAGCTTGGAATCGAGTTCCTTGTGGCGGAAATAGAGACGGCGAGTCTCGGCATCGGCGTGGATGAACTGCTCGACGTCGTCGTGCTGCTGGTTTTCGAACATATCGATCTCCTCGCGGTGGGATCGGTCTGCGGTGCGGACCGGTCGTGAGGGGAGCCATGCGGGCACCATCCGCGCATCGGCGGAAAGGGGACTGGCGATGCTATGTGCCTGGGTGAACGTACGCATGCTCCGGCAGGACCGCCACGTGTTTTTTCCGTGACGGGAGGTCGAAGCTACTCCCCTCTCGGGGGGGCCGCAAGAGCGATACTTCTCAAAAAATGCTAAAAAATAGTTGCGTGGGCAACGGCTTACGCAGCAGCTGCCGAGCTATGAACTGTAGGAGCCGCTATAGCGGCGAGAAGCCCACGAAGCGAGGAAGCGGCGAGGCGAGTTCCCCTCGCCGCTATAGCGGCTCCTACAAAGGCGGGCTTCAGTGCCCGTTCTTCTTCGTCTTCTTCGGAGCCGGCGTGGCCGGCGTCGAGGCGGGGGCGCCGCCGTCCGAGGAGTTCATATCGCGCAGGGCGCGGGCGGCAGCCTCGGCCAGGGCGGCCTGCTTCTTGGCGGCGTTGGCCACGCGGGCCTGGGCGGCCGCGACCTGCCGGGCCTTCTCGCCCTCGGCCTTGGCCTGCTCCAGGGCCTGGGAATATTCCACGCCCTGCTGCTGCAGGCGCGCCGCCTCTTCCTGGATCATCTGGTTCTGCATGCGCTGCTGCTCGAGCTGGCGCCGGGCCATCTCGGCGTCGAGGCGGCTGGCCTCCAGCAGGATGGCGTCGTGCTCGCGATCCAGTTGCGCGCTCTTCGCCTGGGCGTCCTGGTACTGGGCCATGGCCTTGGCGATGTCCACCCGGCGTTCGGCGATGTACAGGTAGTGGCCATGCTCCTTGTCCTTGGGCTTGAACTGCGCCATCTGGCCGATCGCCTCGCGGGCACGGGCTTGTTCGGCCTGGGCATAGCCACCCAGGGCCGGATCGGAGGAAAGCTGATCCAGGCTGGATGTCAGGCGGCGCACATCGAGGTCCTCGGTGGCGGCGACGGCCGTACCCGCGGAAACGGCAAGAACGAGGGCCGAGAGAAGGATGGTGGAGCGCTTCATCACTGGCCTCCCTGGTCGTTCAGCGGCTGGGTTTCGCCACCGGCGGGCGGAGGCGTGTTGTCGATGGGTTCCGGCAGGACCGTCTCGGATTCCTGCACGTTGTTCGGAATCGGCACGGTGTCGTTCGCGTGGTTATCGATCATCTCCACGCGCATGCTGGCGTTTTCCTTGCTCTTGGCCGCGTTTTGCGCACGGACCGCGCCCAGGCGCGCCTTGGCGCGGGCCAGCTCGCTGTCCGCGCGGGATTCGTCGGCGAGCAGGGCGGCGTCCTCGTACTTGCGGCTGGCCATGGCGGCCTGGGCCTGGCGGAATTTGCTTTGTGCGTAATCCAGGTCCACCGGCGCATAATCTGCGGCGCCGGCGTCGCGCGCGGCCTGGAGTTGCGCGAGCGCCTGGTTCATGGCGCCGTCCGGCGGGGGCACGCTGGCGCAGCCAGCGAGGGTGGCGATAGCCAGGGCCAGGGAGGCCAGGCCGATGAGCCGGCGGCCCCTCGAAAGGGCGTTCGACGGCAAGATGTGCACCATCACTCGTTCCTCGTACAGATTTGCGAGATATTGTCGATATACAGGTCAGTGAGACCGTCTTCTCGATTGTAATGCGAACGCCCGGGGGTTTAGGTGGATATTGGTTATTTCCTGAAGCTGATGGTGGACAAGGGCGCGTCGGACATGTTCCTGACGACCGGTGCCCCTGTGAACATCAAGGTGGAGGGCAAGCTTTACCCGCTCGGTAACACCGGCCTGCCCAGCGGCATGGTCAAGAAAATCGCCTATTCCCTGATGGACGAGGGGCAGGTCCCCCAGTTCGAGCGCGATCTCGAGCTCAACATGGCCCTGGCCGTGAAGGAAGCCGGACGGTTCCGCATCAACGTGTTCAAGCAGCGCGGCGAGATCGGCATGGTCATCCGTGCCATCAAGAGCGAGATCCCCTCCCTCGAGGAACTCCGCCTGCCCGCGATCTTCCGCGACCTGATCATGGAGCCGCGCGGCCTGATCCTCGTCGTGGGCGCCACCGGCTCGGGCAAGTCCACCACCCTGGCGGCCATGCTCGACCACCGCAACAGCAACAGTTCCGGGCACATCCTCACCATCGAGGACCCGATCGAGTACCTGCACCGGCACAAGCGGTCCATCGTGAACCAGCGCGAGGTGGGCCTCGACACCCACAGCTACCACGAGGCGCTGAAGAACGCGATGCGCGAGGCGCCGGACGTCATCATGATCGGCGAGATCCGCGACACCGACACGATGGAGGCCGCCATCTCGTTCTCGGAGACGGGCCACCTCTGCCTCGCGACGCTGCATTCGAACAACGCCGACCAGACGCTGGAGCGCATCCTCAACTTCTTCCCGGAATCGGCACACAAGAACGTGCTGATGAACCTCGCCCTGAACCTGCGCGCGGTGATCAGCCAGCGCCTGGTCATCGGCAAGGACGGCCGCCGCATGCCGGCCACCGAGGTCCTGCTCAACACCCCGCTGATCCGCGACATGATCCGCCGCGGCCAGATCCACGAGGTGAAGGACGCCATGGACCGCAGCCTGCAGGAAGGCATGCAGACCTTCGACCAGTCCCTGTACCGCCTCTACAAGGAGGGCCTGATCACGCTCGAGGAATGCCTCAACAAGGCCGACTCGCGGGACGGCCTGGCGCTGAAGATCCGCCTGTCGGAAGGGGCCTCCGGAAACGAGTTCGCCTCGAGCGACCCGTACGGTATCGGGGTCTGACCTTCCGCCGACATCTACCTGTAGGAGCCGCTACAGCGGCGAGGGAAACGTGCCTCGCCGCTTCATCGCCTCGTTGGCTTCTCGCCGCTATAGCGGCTCCTACAGGGGATTCGGAGCGTCTGGCTGGGCCTCGGGCGCGGCCCTGCGGAAGGCATCCAGCGCCTGGCAAGCCTCGACCACCCGCCGGATCGTCGGATACGGCGCGAGGTCCACACCCCAGCGCACGGCGTTGTAGTACTGCGGCACGAGGCAGGCGTCGGCCAGGCTCGGCGTGTCCCCATAGCTGAACCGGCCAGCCGTGCCGTCGGCCAGCAGCTTTTCCAGGCCGTCGAAGCCGAGCGCGATCCAGCGCCTCGACCAGGCTTCCTTCACGGCCTGGTCGGCGCCGAAGTCGGCCTCGATCGCCTTCAGCACCCGCAGGTTGCCTACCGGATGGATATCGGTGGCGACCGCCTGCATGAGTTCGCGCACCTTCGCCCTGCCTGCGGGGTCGGCCGGCATCAGCGCCGGCTCGGGACGGGTCTCCTCGAGGTACTCCATGATCGCCATCGACTGGCGCACGATGCGCCCGTCGTCGACGAGCGTGGGCAACTGTGCCTGCGGTGACAGCGCGCGGTAATCGGCCTTCAGGTGCTGTCCGCCCTCGTTCACGAGGTGTACCAGGCGGGCCTCGTAGACCAGCCCCTTGAGGTTGAGCACGATGCGCACGCGGTAGGCAGCGCTGGAGCGCCAGTAGGTGTAAAGGACGAGGGACATGTCGGGCCTTCCTTCGGAGTCGCAGGCATTCTAGCGGCACCGGTGCCGCCCCGATTTGCGCCGGTCCGTCCCCGCCAAGGACAATAGCGGTCTTCCGTCCCGAAAGCTGGAGCCCAACGTGTCCGTCATCCGCATGCAAGACCTCGACCTGCGCGGCAAACGCGTGCTGATCCGCGAGGACCTGAACGTTCCGGTGGAGAACGGGAAGATCACCTCCACCCAGCGCCTCGACGCCTCGCTGCCGACCATCGTCGCCGCCCGCGACGCCGGCGCGAAGGTCATGGTCATCTCGCACCTGGGCCGGCCGAAGGAGGGCGAGTTCGACGAGGCCTCTTCGCTGAAGCCCGTCGCCGACTGGCTCGGCGGGAAACTCGGCAAGGACGTGCGCCTGGTGCGCGACTACCTCGACGGCGTGGATGTCGCCGACGGCGAAGTCGTGGTGCTGGAGAATTGCCGCATGAACGTCGGCGAGGGCAAGGACGACGAAGGACTGTCGAAGAAGTACGCCGCGCTCTGCGATGTCTTCGTCATGGACGCTTTCGGCACGGCCCATCGTGCCCAGGCATCGACCCACGGGGTCATCCGCTTCGCGCCCGTGGCCGCCGCAGGCCCCCTGCTGGCGAAGGAGCTGGATGCGCTGGGCAAGGCGCTGGAGAACCCGAGCCACCCGCTGCTGGCCATCGTCGCCGGCTCCAAGGTGTCCACTAAGCTCGAACTGCTGCAAAACCTCGTCGACCGCGTCGACCAGCTGATCGTGGGCGGCGGCATCGCCAACACGTTCATCCTCGCCGCCGGCCACAAGGTGGGCAAGTCGCTGGTCGAAGCCGACCTGCTCGATACCGCGAAGAAGATCATGGCCGATGCGAAGGCGCGCGGCGCCGACGTGCCGGTGCCGACCGACGTCGTGGTCGCCACGGAATTCTCGGCCAGTGCCAAGGCCACGGTGAAGGCCGTCGGCGAAGTGGCCGACAACGAGATGATCCTCGACATCGGACCCGAGACGGCGAAACGCTACGCCGAACTGATCGCCAAGGCGGGCACGGTGGTCTGGAACGGCCCGGTGGGCGTCTTCGAATTCGACGCCTTCGGCAAGGGCACGGAAACGCTGGCCCGCGCCATCGCGGCTTCCAAGGCCTTCTCGATCGCCGGGGGCGGCGACACCCTTGCAGCCGTCGACAAATACGGCATCGAAGATGGCGTGTCGTATATCTCCACCGGCGGCGGAGCCTTCCTGGAATTCCTCGAAGGCAAGGAGCTGCCGGCCGTGGCCGCACTCAAGGCCCGGGCGGAAGCGAAGTAATGCTCGTCCTGTTCGACCTCGACGGCACCCTCATCGATTCGGAACTCGGCATACTCGCCGGCGTTCGCCATTCGCTGGCGAGCGTGGGCGCGGACGCCCCGGACGACACCGTCCTGCGCTCCTGGATCGGACCGCCGCTCCGGATAAGCTTCGGTGCGGTGCTGGACGGTGACAGCGAGCGCGTGGAAGCGGCCGTCGAGGCCTATTCGCAACGCTTCCGCGAGGTCGGCTGGTCCGAGCATACCGTGTACGACGGCGTCGGCGAGATGGTCGCCGCCCTCGTCGAGGCGGGACATCGCCTCGCGGTGGTGACCAGCAAGACGCGCACGCACGCCGAGCCGATCCTCGCCCACCTGCCCTTCGGCCACCTGTTCGAGCGCCTCTATGCTCCGCCGCCGGCGACGGCCCACAGCGAAAAGGCGGAAATGATCGCTGCGGCACTCGCCGACTTCGCACAACCCGCCGGCGATACGATCATGGTTGGCGATCGCCTCTTCGATATGGAGGGTGCGGTCGCCAACGGCGTGCGCGGCGTCGGCGTGCTCTGGGGCTTCGGCGACCGGGAAGAGCTTGAGACGGCCGGTGCGTGGAAAGTGGTCGAGACGCCCGCCGAAGTCGTCCTGCTCGCGGGCGAGGTCATCGCGGGCTAGGGTGTGTTCGACAAAGGCTTCGGCGTACGGTGCGCGTTGGTATAAGCCGATGTTCCAGTAAGACAGCGTGTCGTACCGTCATGCGATGTGCGCGATTGCGCTCGATCCGGAAAGACCCGCATGCGCCTATACCACGTCGTACTCGTTGCCGTCACCAGCTGCGTGTCCTGCACCTGCGCTCACGCCGCTTCCCGCCCGGACTTGACGCGTCTATGGCGAAACGACAATCCCGGCCGGCCGCGAACAGACACGGGCCCGTTCGATCCTCAATGCCTGAATGTCATCAACGTCGACAAACCGCCGCGCGACCCATGGCGGAATGGCGATCCGGCTTTCGTTCCGACAGATCGGCGGGAGCGCTTCGCGAAGAACATCCCGTATTTAGGCCCAGCCTTGCCGGCCACCGCCGCGGTCTGCACATCGGGCACACTTGCCCCTGTCCAGGCACAATCGTCGTGGATGTCGCCACTCGCCCTCCAGCCCATGGCCGCGTATCGCGCGAACAGTTCGGACCTTCGACCAAATGTCGACTTACAAGCGGCAACCAACCGGAAGGCCGGGGCGGGCCCGGCGGCGCAATGGCTCATGAAGGCGGCCTTAGCACTGAGCGCTACGGGAAGAATCTCCGGCACCGGGCACGACACGACGGCCGACATCGGAAAGTCTTTACTGGGAGAGCCCACCGGTCTTTTTGCACAGGGCATCCAAGGCGGCGTCCGATGGCGGATCAATCGGTAACGACCGCTTGCCTGATTGCGTTCATGAGCGATGGCAGAAGCACGCTGTTCCCGTACGCGCTGATATGGTCACCATCGAAGAATAGCGGCCGTCCATTCGCGAATGCACTGCATACGGGGCCTTCCGGGCACAAGATCTTTCCCGCATCGAACACGGTGACCCCATCGTCACCTCGCGCGAGTTCCTCCAACGCATGGAGCATCGGAGAGCGCTGAGAGAGGAATTCGGCACGATCTATTTCAGCCCCTCCGGCACAGATCTCGTTGGATTTTGACCACCAGTCGACACAACGAAAGGCAGGGGCTTTTAGAACCGGGCCCGGAGCCTGCAGGACGACCTTCGCCCCGGTGCCTCTCAGTTGCCCGATTATCCCGGCTGCGCTCCTCACCGCCGCTTGGAGCGACGCCTCCGTACCCCGATTCAGCGATTCCACCTCCTCTCGTGGGAAGACGATCCATTGATCGACAAATCTCGGCAGACGAAGCGAAGGAAGGAATACGACGTCGCTCGGCTCCAGCCTCGGCAAGAGATCATTCATCGCGACAGATGAATTCTCCCGGCACAGCGCGTTGTCCTCCCGCCAAGGCTGCAGGCTCAGGAACGGACAACCGCCATTGTTGTAGACGGTCACCTCGCCGCCGGTTTCGAGCGCGTATGCCGCAAAAGCAGGCCCATATGAGAGCGCGTGCGAATCACCAATCGCAAAGAGGCGCGGTGCTGAGACGGGTGTCTCGCAGCCCGACCTGCGATACGTAATTCGTCGTCCGGACGACAATGCCTCTTGAGAAGGGACGACCCGACATCCACGGTCGTCGACGAGCTTCTGCCCACGCGATGGATACCAATCCTCGGGTGACTGAGCAACGCTACTGAAGGTAAAGTGCGGCTGATGGCGTTCCATGGTGCGAGCTGCGAACGACCCCAAACATACCGCAGCTACCGCGGCGACGATTGCCTTCGCCTTCATGACCGACGGCATGAGCGGCGAGCGGAACGGTTGCTCAACGAAGCGCCACGATGCCCAAGCCAATACACCGGTCAACGCCAGCGCGGCGCCGCCGAACCATGGACCGGAAAGCCCCACGGTCCATTTAAAC
Coding sequences:
- the glmS gene encoding glutamine--fructose-6-phosphate transaminase (isomerizing) produces the protein MCGIVAAVAQRDIAPILIAGLKALEYRGYDSAGMAIADGGEIRRVRAKGKVREMEALYDADPVPGGTGIAHTRWATHGVPSELNAHPHVQGRIAIVHNGIIENYASLRDALKAKGRTFQSETDTEVMGAVIDEHVKAGKPLREAVTAAVRELEGAYAIAVMSLDEPERIVGARRGCPLLVGIGIGEHFLGSDAQALIKVTNRMMYLEEDDVVEITRDSVAVFGLDGKPVDRTAHESEISADSVERGEYRHYMQKEIFEQPRAVADTLEGRIGPHGVLPNIFGIDADPILDKTRGIHIVACGTSYHAGMVAKYWIEELARIPVVVEVASEYRYRDVVVPENTLFVAVSQSGETADTLAAMRESRRRGYLATFAICNVPESSVVRESDLRLMTRAGPEIGVASTKAFTTQLAAFALLALDLGRRRGLDNARYLEHCKELQSLPRYIENALQSEPAIVKIADHFINKQHALFLGRGAQFPVALEGSLKLKEISYIHAEAYPAGELKHGPLALVDENMPIVAVAPNGPLLDKLKSNLQEVRARGGELIVFADERAEMDADTAHIATVRVDGGGDLIAPAVFTVPMQLLAYHVAVQRGTDVDQPRNLAKSVTVE
- a CDS encoding pyridoxal-phosphate dependent enzyme — its product is MSVHDSILELIGRTPMVRAQHLDAGCCELFLKLESANPGGSVKDRIGRSMIEGAERAGKIKPGDTLVEGTAGNTGLGLALVAQQKGYRLVLVVPDKMSREKIFNLKAMGAEVVLTRSDVAKGHPEYYQDMAERIARETPGAYFINQFGNPDNPLAHVQTTGPEILEQLDGKVDAIVVGCGSSGTMSGLTAYLREHSPHTEIVLADPVGSILAQYINEGTLSEKSGSWMVEGIGEDFLPSISDFSMVKKAYAISDKESFLAARELLAKEGVLGGSSTGTLLSAALKYCREQTTPKRVVTLVCDTGNKYLSKMYNDYWMLDNGFLERETFGDLRDLILRPYAQRDTVVVKPQDMLITAYNRMKLYDVSQLPVMEGDRIVGILDESDVLLHVHADSAKFRDPVSTAMIASPEMLQVTSPIEALLPVFEKGHVAIVVDGEQFLGLITRIDLLNYLRRKVN
- a CDS encoding YdcH family protein, with product MRTFTQAHSIASPLSADARMVPAWLPSRPVRTADRSHREEIDMFENQQHDDVEQFIHADAETRRLYFRHKELDSKLEDAGRGCLALGDEALSKMKREKLQAKVQLQRMWDRWQQSRH
- a CDS encoding DUF4398 domain-containing protein — encoded protein: MKRSTILLSALVLAVSAGTAVAATEDLDVRRLTSSLDQLSSDPALGGYAQAEQARAREAIGQMAQFKPKDKEHGHYLYIAERRVDIAKAMAQYQDAQAKSAQLDREHDAILLEASRLDAEMARRQLEQQRMQNQMIQEEAARLQQQGVEYSQALEQAKAEGEKARQVAAAQARVANAAKKQAALAEAAARALRDMNSSDGGAPASTPATPAPKKTKKNGH
- a CDS encoding DUF4398 domain-containing protein, with the protein product MVHILPSNALSRGRRLIGLASLALAIATLAGCASVPPPDGAMNQALAQLQAARDAGAADYAPVDLDYAQSKFRQAQAAMASRKYEDAALLADESRADSELARAKARLGAVRAQNAAKSKENASMRVEMIDNHANDTVPIPNNVQESETVLPEPIDNTPPPAGGETQPLNDQGGQ
- a CDS encoding PilT/PilU family type 4a pilus ATPase, with protein sequence MDIGYFLKLMVDKGASDMFLTTGAPVNIKVEGKLYPLGNTGLPSGMVKKIAYSLMDEGQVPQFERDLELNMALAVKEAGRFRINVFKQRGEIGMVIRAIKSEIPSLEELRLPAIFRDLIMEPRGLILVVGATGSGKSTTLAAMLDHRNSNSSGHILTIEDPIEYLHRHKRSIVNQREVGLDTHSYHEALKNAMREAPDVIMIGEIRDTDTMEAAISFSETGHLCLATLHSNNADQTLERILNFFPESAHKNVLMNLALNLRAVISQRLVIGKDGRRMPATEVLLNTPLIRDMIRRGQIHEVKDAMDRSLQEGMQTFDQSLYRLYKEGLITLEECLNKADSRDGLALKIRLSEGASGNEFASSDPYGIGV
- the maiA gene encoding maleylacetoacetate isomerase, with amino-acid sequence MSLVLYTYWRSSAAYRVRIVLNLKGLVYEARLVHLVNEGGQHLKADYRALSPQAQLPTLVDDGRIVRQSMAIMEYLEETRPEPALMPADPAGRAKVRELMQAVATDIHPVGNLRVLKAIEADFGADQAVKEAWSRRWIALGFDGLEKLLADGTAGRFSYGDTPSLADACLVPQYYNAVRWGVDLAPYPTIRRVVEACQALDAFRRAAPEAQPDAPNPL
- a CDS encoding phosphoglycerate kinase, yielding MSVIRMQDLDLRGKRVLIREDLNVPVENGKITSTQRLDASLPTIVAARDAGAKVMVISHLGRPKEGEFDEASSLKPVADWLGGKLGKDVRLVRDYLDGVDVADGEVVVLENCRMNVGEGKDDEGLSKKYAALCDVFVMDAFGTAHRAQASTHGVIRFAPVAAAGPLLAKELDALGKALENPSHPLLAIVAGSKVSTKLELLQNLVDRVDQLIVGGGIANTFILAAGHKVGKSLVEADLLDTAKKIMADAKARGADVPVPTDVVVATEFSASAKATVKAVGEVADNEMILDIGPETAKRYAELIAKAGTVVWNGPVGVFEFDAFGKGTETLARAIAASKAFSIAGGGDTLAAVDKYGIEDGVSYISTGGGAFLEFLEGKELPAVAALKARAEAK
- a CDS encoding HAD hydrolase-like protein; protein product: MLVLFDLDGTLIDSELGILAGVRHSLASVGADAPDDTVLRSWIGPPLRISFGAVLDGDSERVEAAVEAYSQRFREVGWSEHTVYDGVGEMVAALVEAGHRLAVVTSKTRTHAEPILAHLPFGHLFERLYAPPPATAHSEKAEMIAAALADFAQPAGDTIMVGDRLFDMEGAVANGVRGVGVLWGFGDREELETAGAWKVVETPAEVVLLAGEVIAG
- a CDS encoding acyltransferase family protein, whose protein sequence is MTTARSSYLPHVDALRAVAVLAVVIYHLDSRLLPGGFAGVDVFFVISGFVVSRSADAHDGASLRKFAIDFFARRVRRIVPALVVCLLVTALATMLWIPPSWLSDNIPRTGRYAFFGASNLVLSTQADSYFSPLAEFNPFTHTWSLGVEEQFYLLFPGLFYLWTRGGLWRHGCAAIFLVLGAASFVYAVYMHADGDAGAYYLLSTRYWELAVGVLLYMAQTSLASRRLAGALGSAMIRGGVALGGLSLLAYAFLFLKPETLPGYGAVLPVIAAMAFLVAMPRSGSITVGRRAPVYMTSFLQIGRLSYSLYLWHWPVIVLFKWTVGLSGPWFGGAALALTGVLAWASWRFVEQPFRSPLMPSVMKAKAIVAAVAAVCLGSFAARTMERHQPHFTFSSVAQSPEDWYPSRGQKLVDDRGCRVVPSQEALSSGRRITYRRSGCETPVSAPRLFAIGDSHALSYGPAFAAYALETGGEVTVYNNGGCPFLSLQPWREDNALCRENSSVAMNDLLPRLEPSDVVFLPSLRLPRFVDQWIVFPREEVESLNRGTEASLQAAVRSAAGIIGQLRGTGAKVVLQAPGPVLKAPAFRCVDWWSKSNEICAGGAEIDRAEFLSQRSPMLHALEELARGDDGVTVFDAGKILCPEGPVCSAFANGRPLFFDGDHISAYGNSVLLPSLMNAIRQAVVTD